In Oryza sativa Japonica Group chromosome 3, ASM3414082v1, one DNA window encodes the following:
- the LOC4333784 gene encoding beta-glucuronosyltransferase GlcAT14B codes for MDTHAVPRAAATVDLRWLLSVAAGAVFALLLLLAASPPFPLRPASLFTTTSPRRALPPLFVESSSTLSAPPPTPPPSPPRFAYLISGSAGDAPMMRRCLLALYHPRNSYILHLDAEAPDDDRAGLAAFVAAHPALSAAANVRVIRKANLVTYRGPTMVTTTLHAAAAFLWGRGGGRGADWDWFINLSASDYPLVTQDDLMHVFSKLPRDLNFIDHTSDIGWKAFARAMPMIVDPALYMKTKGELFWIPERRSLPTAFKLFTGSAWMVLSRPFVEYLIWGWDNLPRTVLMYYANFISSPEGYFHTVACNAGEFRNTTVNSDLHFISWDNPPMQHPHYLADADWGPMLASGAPFARKFRRDDSVLDRIDADLLSRRPGMVAPGAWCGAAAAADGDSNSTTTGGAVDPCGVAGGGGEAVRPGPGAERLQRLVASLLSEENFRPRQCKVVEAN; via the exons accgtcgaccTCCGCTGGCTGCTCTCCGTCGCGGCGGGGGCCGTcttcgcgctcctcctcctcctcgccgcctccccgccCTTCCCGCTCCGCCCCGCCTCCCTcttcaccaccacctccccgcgccgcgcgctgccgccgctcttCGTCGAGTCCTCCTCCACGctctcggcgccgccgccgacaccgccaccctcgccgccgcggttcGCCTACCTCATCTCCGGCTCGGCCGGGGACGCGCCCATGATGCGGCGCTGCCTCCTCGCGCTCTACCACCCCCGCAACAGCTACATCCTCCACCTCGACGCGGAGGCGCCCGACGACGAccgcgccggcctcgccgccttcgtcgccgcgcACCCGGCCCTCTCCGCGGCCGCCAACGTCCGCGTCATCCGCAAGGCCAACCTCGTCACCTACCGCGGCCCGACCATGGTCACCACcacgctccacgccgccgccgccttcctctggggccgcggcggcggccgcggcgccgactGGGACTGGTTCATCAacctctccgcctccgactACCCCCTCGTCACACAGGATG ATTTGATGCACGTGTTCTCCAAGCTGCCACGCGATCTCAACTTCATCGATCACACAAGCGACATCGGATGGAAAGC ATTTGCAAGGGCGATGCCAATGATCGTGGACCCAGCGCTGTACATGAAGACAAAGGGTGAATTGTTCTGGATTCCCGAGAGGAGGAGCTTGCCGACAGCATTCAAGCTCTTCACTG GGTCAGCGTGGATGGTGCTATCGAGGCCGTTCGTGGAGTACCTGATCTGGGGGTGGGACAACCTCCCGCGGACGGTGCTCATGTACTACGCCAACTTCATCTCGTCGCCGGAGGGCTACTTCCACACCGTCGCCTGCAACGCCGGCGAGTTCAGGAACACCACGGTGAACAGCGACCTCCACTTCATCTCCTGGGACAACCCGCCCATGCAGCACCCGCACTACCTCGCCGACGCTGACTGGGGCCCCATGCTCGCCAGCGGCGCCCCCTTCGCCCGCAAGTTCCGCCGCGACGACTCCGTTCTCGACCGCATCGACGCcgacctcctctcccgccgccccgGCATGGTCGCCCCCGGCGCCTggtgcggcgccgccgccgccgccgatggcgacAGCAACAGTACTACtaccggcggcgccgtcgacccCTGCggcgttgccggcggcggcggcgaggcggtgcggCCGGGGCCTGGCGCCGAGCGGCTGCAGCGGCTGGTGGCGTCGCTGCTGTCGGAGGAGAATTTCCGGCCGAGGCAGTGCAAGGTGGTGGAGGCGAATTGA
- the LOC107275593 gene encoding uncharacterized protein: MCGGGGGGQMVVVVLLVCVVLVSSAAMAGGARTGPVHLAGGTASSSSAPGPAVATPRGDAAGATTMTATTTTMTAAATTATFAADPYKDSKRKVPNGPDPIHNRFCKRGCRSLKKTRFGVEWKVSCQVDDDDDDDHIMDDGE; encoded by the exons atgtgcggcggcggcggcggcgggcagatgGTGGTCGTCGTCTTGCTCGTCTGCGTCGTGCTggtgtcgtcggcggcgatggcgggtgGCGCTAGGACTGGGCCGGTTCATCTTGCCGGTGGCACGGCTAGTAGCAGTAGTGCTCCTGGCCcggccgtcgccacgccgcgaGGTGATGCCGCCGGAGCTacgacgatgacggcgacgacgacgacaatgacggcggcggcgaccacggcAACGTTTGCGGCTGATCCGTACAAGGATAGCAAGAGGAAGGTGCCGAATGGGCCCGACCCGATTCACAATAG GTTTTGTAAAAGAGGATGCAGATCTCTGAAGAAAACAAGATTTGGTGTTGAATGGAAGGTTTCATGCCAggtagatgatgatgatgatgatgatcacaTTATGGACGATGGTGAATAG